From the genome of Nocardia mangyaensis:
AACAGTGCGTCGGCGATGGTCGAGGCACCGAAACACAGGAGGGCGACCCAGCCGATCGTGGTCAGCCGACGGCGCGGGAAGACGAGCAGTCCACCCGGCGCCGACCCGCGACCTCACCGGTGGATCGGGCGCGTCGAGTCGCTCGCACGTGGTTGCGTCAGCGTGCGCACAGGTTGTTGTCAGGTTCACCGGGCAGGCTGGACACCGAAACGATCGGGAGGTCCAGATGAGCTACGTGATGGCACTGGCAGGGTTCGCCACGGTCTCGGCGATGGCGGTGTCGAGCTACATCGCGGCCAACGCGCCACGCTCGCTGGTCAAGGTGCGGGTGCACAGCGACCCGCGTCGGCGCTGATCGCCGATATCAGCCGGTCGAGCCCTGATTCCGGCGAATCAGGGCGACGATCTGTTCAGCGGCGGCCTGGGGGTCCTCGTGTTCCCACACCCGCACGACCCGCCAGCCCGCTGCGGCCAGGGTGGCGTCGGTGGCACGGTCGCGGGCCACATTGCCAGCCAGTTTGTCGGCCCACCATTGCGCGTTGTTCTTCGGATCCGTGGCGTGTTCCGGGCAGCGATGCCAGAAACAGCCGTCGACGTAGACGGCGACCCGCTGG
Proteins encoded in this window:
- a CDS encoding very short patch repair endonuclease; this translates as MSARRGADRPSDETPAPRSTPSRPAPIDAATKARMSQQRRTGTAPELALRRELHRAGLRYFVDRPPIKGQRRRADVVFPRQRVAVYVDGCFWHRCPEHATDPKNNAQWWADKLAGNVARDRATDATLAAAGWRVVRVWEHEDPQAAAEQIVALIRRNQGSTG